In Desulfovibrio gilichinskyi, a genomic segment contains:
- a CDS encoding flagellin, with protein sequence MSLIINHNLMAMTAQRNLDTAYGNLGVSTRRLSSGLRVGTAADDAAGLAIRELMRADVKSLNQGMRNANDAISMIQTADGALQVIDEKLIRMKELATQASTGTYNSDQRLIIDSEFQAMASEITRIANATDFNGIHLLNGNLSGAASAHNGNGLHSTGPMKVHFGTGNDSSEDYYYISVGTATASALGVQTAISTQALAQQALDKLNQAIISKDKIRANLGAMQNRLENTITNLSIQAENIQASESRISDVDVASEMTEFVRNQILTQSAVAMLSQANSLPKMAMQLIGG encoded by the coding sequence ATGTCCTTAATCATCAATCACAACCTTATGGCCATGACCGCTCAACGCAATTTAGATACAGCGTACGGCAACTTAGGCGTCTCCACCCGGCGCTTGTCATCCGGCTTAAGAGTAGGAACCGCAGCAGACGATGCTGCCGGGTTAGCAATTCGCGAACTTATGCGTGCTGATGTTAAATCTTTGAATCAGGGTATGCGAAACGCCAATGACGCGATTTCCATGATTCAGACTGCAGACGGAGCATTACAGGTTATCGATGAAAAGCTCATCCGCATGAAAGAACTTGCAACCCAGGCCTCGACCGGTACTTATAACTCCGATCAGCGTCTGATTATCGACTCAGAATTTCAGGCAATGGCTTCGGAAATTACCCGAATCGCCAACGCTACAGACTTTAACGGAATCCATCTGTTAAACGGTAACCTTTCCGGAGCAGCCTCAGCCCATAATGGTAACGGGTTGCATTCAACCGGTCCTATGAAGGTTCACTTTGGAACAGGTAATGATAGTTCCGAAGACTATTACTACATTTCAGTCGGCACCGCTACAGCCTCGGCTCTCGGAGTACAAACAGCAATTTCAACTCAGGCTTTGGCACAGCAGGCTCTGGATAAGTTGAATCAGGCGATCATATCCAAAGATAAGATTCGTGCTAATCTCGGTGCTATGCAGAACAGGTTGGAAAACACTATTACCAACCTTTCCATTCAGGCTGAAAACATTCAGGCTTCAGAATCACGTATTTCTGACGTAGACGTTGCAAGCGAAATGACTGAATTCGTTCGTAACCAGATTCTCACTCAGTCAGCTGTGGCAATGTTGTCACAGGCCAACTCGCTACCGAAGATGGCAATGCAGCTCATTGGCGGATAA
- a CDS encoding flagellar hook assembly protein FlgD, protein MGYVGYSNLLGRAEADMAASNETEHKTSLGNDDFLKLLLTQMQNQDPANPMDDKEYMAQIAQFSSLEQLTKVNTSLESMLTNSSQEQMVSAVSFIGKEVKAEGYSVSRSEGKISKIFYGLGEPVASAFINIYDADKNLVRTEKIGSKAKGTYEFEWDGKDWSGKDVKDGVYNIAMAAEDVNGKPVMIKTEVSGEVTGIVSENGQQFLHLKDGRFINFLNISEVVSPTVVADSSGKTDDSGKTDDSAKTGS, encoded by the coding sequence ATGGGATATGTAGGGTACAGTAACTTACTGGGCAGGGCTGAAGCCGATATGGCTGCAAGCAACGAAACGGAGCATAAAACTTCACTGGGTAACGATGATTTCTTAAAACTTCTCTTGACCCAGATGCAGAATCAAGACCCTGCAAATCCTATGGATGATAAAGAGTACATGGCTCAAATCGCACAATTTTCCAGCCTTGAGCAGCTTACAAAAGTAAATACTTCTTTAGAAAGTATGCTCACTAACAGTTCTCAGGAACAAATGGTTTCCGCGGTAAGCTTTATAGGTAAAGAAGTTAAGGCTGAAGGTTACAGCGTTAGCCGCTCCGAAGGCAAAATCAGTAAGATTTTTTACGGACTAGGTGAACCTGTCGCAAGCGCATTTATCAATATTTACGATGCCGACAAGAACCTTGTCAGAACAGAAAAGATCGGCTCAAAAGCCAAAGGCACCTACGAATTTGAGTGGGATGGGAAAGATTGGTCTGGCAAGGACGTTAAAGACGGTGTTTACAACATCGCAATGGCTGCTGAAGATGTCAACGGCAAGCCGGTAATGATTAAAACAGAAGTAAGTGGAGAAGTGACAGGAATTGTCTCAGAAAATGGTCAACAATTCCTGCACCTTAAGGACGGTCGTTTTATCAACTTTCTTAATATTAGTGAAGTTGTCAGTCCCACGGTTGTTGCGGACAGTTCTGGCAAAACTGATGATTCAGGCAAAACTGATGATTCAGCAAAAACTGGAAGTTAA
- a CDS encoding acetate--CoA ligase family protein, giving the protein MHSYSSLEALFEPASIAIIGATSDPADPGSIVAANLLNSGYKGKIFPVNAEGEEVLGIKAFSSISMIPRFTDLAVICLSPAEVLGAVEMLAELPVRAAIVTSSGFGETGREGYMLEQHLAKMAKNTGMIILGPNCLGLMNPSLALNASLSVDYTKKGNIAFFSQSGALCNTALDWANSEGVGFSKFISLGNKAVLSESTMLRYLANDPDTKVIVGYCETLEDGQDFLRVAYDTTCKKPVILLRAGGTSSGAKAASAHSGALTGATCAYNAAFRQAGVLQAVDIEDMFNLAHAFSCQPLPNGPSVAIVTNSGGPGIIAADMCEKGSLTVSCPSNSTIDEMKSFLKPYASLYNPVDMIGDATAETYAKTLKAVIEDDVFDSVLVILTPVAKVAAEVEKVAEVILAAAQSSPKPIVACFMGGHSVSGARALLRDGGIPCYDFPEAAVRSLDALTHCHRWQSKDWPIEVCFRRDIAKAQSIVANSRRIGLMELVELDAQYLASAYELPVPETVLARTSNQAAKAAKRIGYPVVLKIASPQISRKDELGLIATNLNTPQELRRAFLEITSRAARRCKDAYITGCLVQAMGPKDSHEVVISFRRDAQFGPLISFSLGGIHADMLGDVSSRLAPLALNDAQEMIREVKAYPILRGARAGTAIDLGCLEDILLMVSQMASDLPEIQEAEFSPVIAGPDGAVVANMRMTIG; this is encoded by the coding sequence ATGCACTCTTATTCATCGCTAGAGGCTCTATTTGAGCCAGCGTCTATTGCTATTATCGGAGCAACCTCAGATCCGGCTGATCCTGGAAGTATCGTTGCGGCCAATCTTCTTAACTCAGGATATAAGGGCAAAATCTTTCCAGTCAATGCCGAAGGTGAAGAAGTTCTCGGAATAAAGGCTTTTTCTTCAATTTCTATGATTCCACGATTTACGGATCTGGCTGTTATCTGCCTGTCTCCGGCAGAGGTGCTGGGGGCGGTTGAAATGCTGGCTGAGCTTCCTGTCCGCGCCGCAATCGTAACCTCTTCCGGTTTCGGGGAGACTGGGCGCGAAGGGTACATGCTTGAGCAGCATCTTGCTAAAATGGCTAAAAATACCGGTATGATTATACTTGGACCTAATTGCCTCGGGCTCATGAATCCATCGCTGGCACTTAACGCCAGTCTTTCGGTAGATTATACTAAGAAGGGAAATATTGCATTTTTTTCTCAGTCCGGAGCTCTTTGCAATACTGCGCTGGATTGGGCCAACAGTGAAGGCGTCGGTTTTTCTAAATTTATCAGTCTGGGTAACAAAGCGGTGCTTAGCGAATCTACAATGCTAAGATATCTTGCTAATGATCCGGATACGAAAGTTATTGTCGGTTATTGTGAAACACTCGAGGACGGGCAGGATTTTTTAAGAGTTGCCTATGATACAACCTGTAAGAAACCTGTGATCTTACTTCGGGCCGGCGGTACATCGTCCGGTGCAAAAGCTGCGTCAGCTCATTCAGGGGCCTTAACCGGGGCAACTTGCGCATACAACGCCGCTTTCCGTCAGGCAGGAGTGCTGCAGGCGGTTGATATCGAGGATATGTTCAATCTGGCTCACGCTTTTTCCTGCCAGCCGCTTCCAAATGGACCAAGTGTCGCAATTGTTACTAATTCCGGCGGACCCGGAATAATTGCCGCTGATATGTGTGAAAAGGGAAGTCTTACGGTTTCATGTCCTTCAAATTCCACAATTGATGAAATGAAAAGTTTTCTAAAGCCTTATGCCTCGTTGTATAATCCTGTGGATATGATCGGCGATGCCACTGCCGAAACATATGCAAAGACGCTTAAAGCTGTAATTGAAGATGATGTCTTCGATTCTGTTTTGGTAATTCTTACACCTGTCGCAAAGGTTGCAGCAGAAGTGGAAAAAGTTGCCGAGGTGATTCTTGCTGCTGCGCAGAGTTCTCCTAAGCCGATTGTTGCTTGTTTTATGGGGGGGCATTCTGTCAGCGGAGCACGAGCTTTGCTTCGCGACGGTGGGATTCCATGTTATGATTTTCCTGAGGCGGCAGTCAGAAGCCTTGATGCGTTGACGCACTGCCACAGGTGGCAAAGTAAAGACTGGCCCATTGAGGTCTGTTTCAGACGGGATATTGCAAAGGCACAAAGCATTGTGGCTAATTCCAGAAGAATCGGACTTATGGAACTTGTTGAACTTGATGCACAGTATCTGGCCTCGGCTTATGAACTTCCGGTTCCGGAAACAGTTTTGGCCCGCACATCTAATCAGGCTGCTAAGGCCGCTAAGCGGATCGGTTATCCTGTTGTCCTTAAAATTGCTTCACCTCAGATATCCAGAAAAGATGAACTTGGACTGATTGCAACAAATCTCAATACTCCTCAAGAATTGCGACGGGCTTTTTTAGAGATAACTTCCCGCGCAGCCAGAAGATGTAAAGATGCGTATATTACAGGTTGCCTTGTTCAGGCTATGGGCCCCAAAGACTCACATGAAGTCGTCATTTCATTCAGACGGGATGCCCAGTTCGGCCCCTTGATCAGTTTTTCTCTTGGCGGTATTCACGCTGATATGCTTGGGGATGTTTCATCAAGGCTGGCACCGTTAGCCCTTAATGACGCGCAGGAAATGATCCGTGAAGTTAAGGCTTATCCTATTTTACGCGGAGCCAGAGCAGGGACTGCAATTGATTTAGGCTGCCTTGAAGATATCCTGCTTATGGTTTCTCAAATGGCGTCAGATCTGCCGGAAATTCAGGAAGCAGAATTCAGCCCTGTTATTGCGGGACCTGACGGGGCGGTTGTCGCCAATATGCGTATGACTATCGGTTAA
- a CDS encoding phosphotransacetylase family protein, translating into MPGLYIGSTSGYSGKNMIVMGLGLYFQKAGISLGYMKPVGAIPVEVDGCLGDEDAFFIQEVLGVSNPAKVVTPVVVTHDFKVQAFNGKCEDHVEPIVQAYEKISADKDLTLVAGSGSMNSGKYCGVDGIHLVKTLGIKCIVIDRFQKELNYDYLVVLKETLGDSMIGVILNDIPPTFMDEITSLIKPFLERKGVKVLGVIPKDSLMGTIKVCDLAEHLGGKIISAHSKKEQPVESFLIGTMQVENFMTHFRKHRNSAVIVGGDRSDVQLVALEGECPCLVLTGNLYPNDIILTRSEILGTPIIVVRDDTFSVAKKMEDILSRHKLREPAKIKHGAELVASHIDFAYIKKELDLKY; encoded by the coding sequence ATGCCCGGTTTATATATAGGCTCCACCAGCGGATATTCCGGTAAGAATATGATCGTTATGGGCCTTGGTCTATATTTTCAGAAAGCAGGCATCAGCCTTGGTTATATGAAGCCTGTCGGAGCTATTCCGGTTGAAGTTGACGGATGTTTAGGTGATGAAGATGCATTCTTTATTCAAGAGGTTTTAGGTGTTTCTAATCCCGCTAAAGTTGTCACTCCGGTTGTAGTTACCCATGATTTTAAAGTTCAGGCTTTTAACGGAAAATGTGAAGATCATGTTGAACCTATAGTTCAGGCTTACGAAAAAATAAGCGCGGATAAGGATCTTACCCTTGTCGCCGGATCCGGTTCAATGAACTCTGGCAAATACTGCGGAGTTGACGGGATTCATCTTGTTAAAACTCTGGGAATCAAATGCATTGTTATTGATAGATTCCAAAAAGAATTGAACTATGATTATCTGGTAGTGCTTAAAGAAACCTTAGGTGACAGCATGATCGGGGTAATTTTAAATGATATCCCGCCTACTTTTATGGATGAAATTACCTCACTCATTAAACCTTTTCTCGAAAGAAAAGGAGTTAAAGTGCTAGGAGTAATTCCTAAAGATTCACTCATGGGAACGATTAAAGTCTGTGATCTGGCAGAGCACCTCGGCGGAAAAATTATTTCTGCTCACAGTAAAAAAGAGCAGCCGGTTGAAAGTTTTCTGATTGGTACTATGCAGGTCGAAAACTTTATGACCCATTTTCGCAAGCACCGTAATTCCGCTGTTATTGTCGGCGGTGACAGGTCTGATGTTCAGCTTGTCGCGCTTGAGGGCGAATGTCCATGTCTTGTGCTGACCGGAAATCTTTACCCTAATGATATTATTTTAACCCGCTCAGAGATTTTAGGGACTCCCATAATTGTTGTGCGGGACGATACCTTTTCAGTAGCGAAAAAAATGGAAGACATTCTATCGCGGCATAAACTGCGCGAACCTGCTAAAATCAAGCATGGCGCGGAACTTGTAGCGTCGCATATCGATTTTGCATACATAAAGAAAGAACTTGATCTAAAATACTAG
- a CDS encoding flagellar hook-length control protein FliK: MKILPYLEQSTQTTGITTDRTPLLENSYRSSMFDNFLYSSDGAAESVYQPVQQAIAEIRSAPEEVVRREDVRSASENLESAARDVSLESVKKEPQDLQVSREDWNKIKDELKKYGVDKKDIADLEEKVMSEGGITYGVLVTELSSMMQSQKGVTLTPVQKQNMDSIFAKLGFNPDESKNMLADISKGKMGDVLKKMQDKLTALSDSQDLQFSEDETKTLSLLFKLSDENSSKVAQFFTKEGATAGVIKQGFSLLKDALVEQSAKQDAKDLNLVKTVASSLQKAMDQASDQSPDNVRMASAKVISDSLGVGKEIGEKTASNTAASQGEAGDSAITNKNSADHSTDKNSANTTHSSENKSNNGLNNQAKGGFEGNPQNNPQHNNSAASDTKYTNKHWLENILSDSKDVGTWNNFFGKLTDSSITKSESSILGDALGGGGVLGTLKNAANAAQSGKATGMWEQTARSNVLEQVQQGAFKNLGQGTKQLTLKLNPLDLGTVNVMIQVHNKDVKAVIRADNPDTARMIADQLESVKHALEQQGLKVDKLEVQTGLADSQTQSSWNGAQDHNTAHYQEMMAGMKKRWHDLRSGGTSLAQDVQNIEHTATISQSGLHVVA; encoded by the coding sequence ATGAAAATACTTCCATATCTTGAACAAAGTACTCAGACGACAGGTATAACTACAGACAGAACCCCCTTGCTTGAGAATTCATATCGTTCTTCTATGTTCGATAATTTCTTATATTCAAGTGATGGAGCTGCGGAGAGTGTTTACCAGCCTGTACAGCAAGCTATAGCTGAAATTCGTTCTGCCCCTGAAGAAGTGGTCCGTCGTGAAGACGTCAGAAGCGCATCTGAAAATTTGGAATCAGCTGCACGTGATGTTTCGCTTGAATCAGTCAAAAAGGAACCGCAAGATTTGCAGGTAAGCCGTGAAGACTGGAATAAAATCAAGGACGAGCTGAAAAAATACGGTGTTGATAAGAAGGATATTGCTGATCTGGAAGAAAAGGTCATGAGTGAAGGCGGTATCACTTATGGTGTATTGGTTACCGAGCTTTCAAGTATGATGCAGTCTCAGAAAGGGGTAACACTGACTCCTGTTCAAAAGCAGAATATGGATTCGATTTTTGCAAAGCTCGGTTTTAATCCAGATGAATCCAAGAATATGCTTGCAGATATTTCTAAGGGAAAGATGGGGGATGTTCTGAAGAAGATGCAGGACAAGCTGACAGCTCTTTCCGATTCGCAAGATCTCCAGTTTTCGGAAGATGAAACAAAGACTTTAAGTTTGCTGTTCAAACTTTCCGACGAAAACAGCTCTAAGGTTGCTCAGTTTTTTACTAAGGAAGGGGCAACTGCCGGTGTTATCAAGCAGGGTTTCTCTCTTTTAAAGGATGCTCTTGTTGAACAAAGTGCAAAACAGGATGCAAAGGATCTTAATCTTGTTAAAACTGTAGCCTCTTCACTTCAGAAAGCTATGGATCAAGCTTCTGATCAAAGTCCTGATAACGTTAGAATGGCTTCTGCTAAAGTAATCAGCGATTCACTTGGAGTCGGGAAAGAAATCGGTGAAAAGACAGCATCCAATACAGCTGCATCTCAGGGGGAAGCAGGTGATTCTGCTATAACCAATAAGAATTCTGCCGACCACTCGACTGATAAAAATTCAGCCAACACTACACACAGCTCTGAAAATAAATCCAATAACGGGTTGAATAATCAGGCCAAGGGTGGTTTTGAAGGCAACCCTCAGAATAATCCACAGCATAATAATTCTGCTGCAAGTGATACTAAGTACACTAACAAGCATTGGCTTGAAAATATTCTTTCTGATTCTAAAGATGTTGGCACCTGGAATAACTTTTTCGGCAAGCTCACAGACAGTTCTATAACTAAAAGCGAATCTTCGATACTCGGCGATGCTTTAGGCGGTGGCGGAGTGCTCGGTACGCTTAAGAATGCTGCAAATGCTGCCCAGTCAGGCAAGGCCACAGGAATGTGGGAACAAACTGCCCGGTCTAATGTTCTTGAGCAGGTCCAGCAGGGGGCTTTTAAGAATTTGGGGCAGGGCACAAAACAGCTTACCCTTAAACTTAATCCTCTCGACCTCGGAACTGTTAACGTTATGATTCAGGTCCATAATAAGGACGTTAAGGCTGTTATCAGAGCAGATAATCCAGATACTGCCAGAATGATTGCAGACCAGCTTGAGTCCGTTAAGCATGCTCTGGAACAACAGGGACTTAAGGTCGATAAGCTTGAAGTGCAAACAGGGCTTGCTGACAGTCAGACACAATCTTCATGGAATGGCGCACAGGATCATAACACTGCTCATTATCAGGAGATGATGGCTGGAATGAAGAAACGTTGGCACGATTTACGAAGTGGCGGAACCTCTTTGGCCCAGGATGTGCAGAATATAGAGCATACGGCAACAATTTCCCAAAGCGGTCTACACGTAGTCGCTTAA
- the rnc gene encoding ribonuclease III, translated as MEEEYLPLQQCIHYRFSQVKHLTTALTHSSWANEQLEPCEDNERLEFLGDAVLELCVTEELFKRFNDAHEGQLTKIRSKLVKEKSLSTIALELGLNNFSRLGKGEESQGGRLRSSLLADTMEAVIGAVFIDGGYQEAHDFIMRIFKDKWPESFEVETSKDFKSKLQEITQALFKERPTYTLSGTEGPEHEKVFQVELNLPNGKKFEADGTSLKKAEQIAAATAIVYLNSKKNED; from the coding sequence ATGGAAGAAGAATACTTACCCCTACAGCAATGTATCCACTATCGATTTTCGCAAGTCAAGCATTTAACAACGGCATTAACCCACAGTTCATGGGCAAATGAACAGCTTGAACCATGCGAAGACAATGAGCGACTCGAATTTCTCGGAGACGCAGTTCTTGAATTATGCGTAACCGAAGAACTTTTCAAGAGATTTAATGATGCGCATGAAGGACAGTTAACCAAAATCAGATCTAAACTGGTAAAGGAAAAAAGTCTTTCAACAATCGCTCTTGAATTAGGGTTAAATAATTTTTCCAGACTTGGCAAAGGGGAAGAGTCTCAGGGTGGCAGACTGAGATCGTCACTGCTTGCAGATACAATGGAAGCGGTTATAGGGGCTGTATTCATTGACGGAGGATATCAAGAGGCCCACGATTTCATTATGAGAATATTTAAAGATAAATGGCCTGAATCTTTCGAAGTTGAAACATCCAAAGATTTTAAAAGCAAACTGCAGGAAATAACACAGGCTCTCTTTAAAGAACGCCCTACATACACACTTTCAGGAACTGAAGGGCCTGAGCATGAAAAAGTATTTCAAGTTGAACTGAATCTGCCGAATGGCAAGAAATTTGAAGCTGACGGGACAAGTCTGAAAAAAGCTGAACAGATAGCTGCTGCAACGGCAATTGTTTATTTAAATTCTAAGAAAAACGAAGATTGA
- a CDS encoding flagellar hook protein FlgE: MGLSASLFSGITGLQAHGDKMSVLGNNIANVNTVGFKSAKMHFEDAISQDMSTATGIAQVGRGVQVGAIYADFAQGSFETTSESTDLAIGGKGFFIVKPKEEETTYYSRAGNFRFDKDGYLTDPHGYVLQGWQVQHSTGGIATGNSTTTTNKVRTVGVPTDIRLENFQSAPQATSRVNMITNLDSGEESHSDSKNNPYFSLFESWNGTATPPLGDSLYGYQSTIKVYDANGSSHNVTVYYDQVTLSNAGGKKVWEFIVTSQPNEDGRVLSNSNFSTTSAAGLLMTGTMTFDAAGDMTGISAFTLKSGVGAGGVKNLSNWTLANFSQDGLPVLTANFLSTSNASFTNSVQPTTIEMNFGLTNQDLSGSGVTKGWNTGSAAITNASQIGTDITDITRVPNFGKVEKSALSSTSYSTGSTTLFMSQDGYTAGFLQSVSVSRDGVLTGRYSNGQIQELFVLTLADFNNQWGLRREGGNLFSQTRESGDALTGLPNSGGKGSIASNSLEASNVDLAVEFVNMITTQRGFQANSKVITTTDTMMGELIQLKR; this comes from the coding sequence ATGGGTTTATCAGCATCATTATTCTCAGGTATCACAGGATTGCAGGCACACGGCGACAAGATGTCTGTCCTCGGTAACAACATTGCAAACGTCAACACGGTCGGTTTTAAAAGTGCTAAGATGCATTTTGAAGACGCTATCAGTCAGGATATGTCCACTGCGACAGGTATTGCTCAGGTCGGTCGCGGTGTTCAGGTAGGGGCAATTTATGCCGACTTTGCACAGGGCTCATTTGAGACAACTTCTGAATCAACTGACCTTGCAATCGGTGGAAAGGGATTTTTCATAGTTAAACCGAAAGAAGAGGAAACTACTTATTACAGTAGAGCCGGTAACTTTCGTTTTGACAAAGACGGGTATCTGACAGATCCTCACGGTTACGTTCTACAAGGATGGCAGGTTCAGCATTCCACAGGTGGTATTGCTACAGGAAATTCAACGACCACCACTAACAAAGTTCGTACTGTGGGTGTTCCTACAGATATCAGATTAGAGAATTTCCAATCTGCGCCGCAGGCTACCAGCCGTGTCAATATGATCACTAACCTTGATTCCGGAGAGGAGAGCCATTCAGACAGTAAGAATAATCCTTATTTCTCACTCTTTGAATCGTGGAATGGGACAGCAACTCCGCCGCTCGGGGATTCGCTTTACGGCTATCAGTCAACTATTAAGGTTTATGATGCTAACGGCTCGTCTCATAATGTCACGGTCTATTATGATCAGGTTACGCTTAGTAATGCCGGTGGTAAGAAGGTTTGGGAATTTATTGTAACCAGCCAGCCGAATGAAGATGGACGAGTTTTAAGTAATTCCAATTTTTCTACAACTTCTGCCGCAGGTCTTTTGATGACCGGAACCATGACTTTTGACGCAGCCGGTGATATGACCGGAATCTCAGCTTTTACCCTTAAAAGCGGAGTAGGCGCAGGTGGCGTTAAGAATCTATCCAACTGGACTCTTGCGAATTTCTCGCAGGATGGTCTCCCTGTCCTGACAGCCAACTTTTTGTCAACTTCCAACGCCAGTTTTACTAATTCAGTACAGCCTACGACAATTGAAATGAATTTTGGGCTGACAAATCAGGATCTATCGGGAAGTGGTGTAACCAAGGGATGGAATACAGGCTCTGCTGCAATCACAAATGCTTCGCAGATAGGAACAGATATTACCGATATTACCCGTGTACCTAACTTTGGGAAAGTCGAGAAAAGTGCTCTGTCCTCAACTAGTTACAGTACCGGCTCAACCACCCTGTTTATGTCTCAGGATGGATACACAGCAGGATTCCTGCAGAGTGTATCAGTAAGTAGAGACGGTGTTCTGACAGGTAGGTATTCAAATGGACAGATACAGGAACTTTTTGTCTTGACTCTTGCTGACTTTAATAACCAGTGGGGGCTAAGGCGGGAAGGCGGTAACCTCTTCTCGCAAACCAGAGAATCAGGTGATGCCTTGACAGGTTTGCCTAATTCCGGTGGTAAGGGGTCGATTGCTTCAAACTCTCTGGAAGCTTCAAACGTTGACCTTGCCGTAGAGTTTGTAAATATGATTACCACTCAGCGTGGTTTCCAGGCAAACTCCAAGGTTATCACAACAACTGATACAATGATGGGTGAACTTATCCAGCTCAAACGTTAA
- a CDS encoding glycosyltransferase family 9 protein, with amino-acid sequence MGDLILSFPLFLWLERTYPGHPIWVVAEEKFFRPLMSISPKVTYFPWAGLKFLRKEKYELIINLSIREQAAALAGELRAEAKFGPVLGLDGSFRILGDWQLYRASVVQNNRHNRFHWADLNALDCIPLSRISKTSWPDPRTLQSDSGRIGLFLGASEESKRPSVEFWAKLCSEILGRGLKPVLFGGPLDKGLGTDVARTFGGPVLDMTGKLNLGELAAVGQSLQLFITPDTGPMHLAAWSGLKVLNLSMGNVNPCETGPYQNNHYVLRSTMSCALGCWTCVRDRLHCHDPFNPSRIASVAKSMIRNDRAALYKTKLPGLRLYSSSRSGGGLYNLLHISGRTTESGETLGRFWQEFFGMSFGLWDCSGAEKIWAELCDNQPLLVRKMCSYLPLFGKEFSKGLAKSAPLSENFWNSCPLLFRQFAGYIHLFLQNNDYDRASWIKVLSLYEKLAAIVSKK; translated from the coding sequence ATGGGAGATTTAATTCTTTCTTTTCCTCTTTTTCTGTGGCTTGAACGAACTTACCCCGGCCATCCCATATGGGTTGTGGCGGAGGAGAAGTTCTTCCGTCCTCTCATGTCTATAAGTCCTAAGGTTACTTATTTTCCCTGGGCTGGATTAAAGTTCCTTCGTAAGGAAAAGTACGAGCTGATCATAAATCTGAGTATTCGTGAGCAGGCCGCCGCTCTTGCCGGGGAACTTAGGGCGGAGGCGAAGTTCGGGCCTGTTCTCGGCTTGGACGGCTCTTTTCGTATTCTCGGTGACTGGCAGCTTTACCGCGCAAGCGTGGTGCAGAATAATAGGCATAATAGATTTCACTGGGCAGACCTCAATGCGCTTGACTGCATTCCGTTAAGCCGGATTTCGAAAACTTCATGGCCTGACCCGCGAACTCTGCAAAGTGACAGCGGACGCATAGGGTTGTTTCTTGGAGCAAGTGAGGAATCTAAGCGGCCAAGTGTAGAGTTCTGGGCTAAGCTTTGTTCTGAAATACTTGGGCGGGGGTTGAAACCAGTCCTTTTCGGCGGTCCGCTCGATAAAGGGCTTGGAACAGATGTCGCACGCACCTTCGGCGGTCCTGTGCTTGATATGACGGGTAAGCTTAACCTCGGTGAACTTGCTGCGGTGGGGCAGTCTCTACAGCTTTTTATTACGCCTGATACAGGTCCGATGCATCTTGCCGCTTGGTCCGGGTTAAAAGTACTTAATCTTTCCATGGGGAATGTTAACCCTTGTGAAACAGGTCCGTATCAGAATAATCATTATGTGTTGCGGTCCACTATGAGTTGTGCTCTTGGATGCTGGACTTGCGTGCGGGATAGGCTGCATTGTCATGATCCTTTTAATCCTTCGCGTATAGCCTCGGTTGCAAAGAGTATGATTCGTAATGACAGGGCGGCTTTGTATAAGACAAAATTGCCGGGGTTGCGGCTTTACTCTTCATCCAGAAGCGGCGGCGGCTTGTATAATCTGCTTCATATAAGCGGGCGTACAACAGAGTCCGGAGAGACTCTCGGCCGTTTCTGGCAGGAATTTTTCGGCATGTCCTTCGGGCTGTGGGATTGTAGCGGCGCAGAAAAAATTTGGGCTGAGCTCTGTGACAACCAGCCTCTTCTTGTTCGTAAAATGTGCTCGTATTTACCTCTATTTGGTAAGGAGTTCAGCAAAGGACTTGCGAAAAGTGCTCCTCTTTCTGAAAATTTCTGGAATTCATGTCCTCTTCTCTTCCGTCAATTCGCCGGTTATATTCATCTTTTCCTGCAAAATAATGATTATGACCGTGCCTCATGGATTAAAGTTTTATCCCTCTATGAAAAACTGGCTGCCATAGTCAGTAAAAAGTAA